The nucleotide sequence TTCTATGGCTTTTAAAGAAGCTCTTAAAGCAGCTAAACCATACCTATTAGAGCCTATTATGGATGTTGAAGTTTCTACTCCTGAACAATACTTAGGAGATGTTATAGGTGATTTAAGTTCAAGAAGAGGTAAAATCAAGAGTATGGAAGATAAGTCAGGTGTTAAAGTTATAAGAGCTGACGTACCACTTGGTGAAATGTTTGGATATGCTACGACATTAAGATCTATAACACAAGGCCGTGGTACTTATGTAATGCAGTTTTCAACATATGAAGAAGTTCCAAGTTCTATTGCAGAAAAAATAATAAAGAAAGAAGTTTAGGAGGTTTCCATTATGGCAAAGGAAAAATATGTTCGTACCAAACCTCATGTTAATATTGGTACAATTGGACACGTTGACCATGGTAAGACTACACTGACTGCTGCTATAACAAAGGTTTTATCAAAAAAAGGTTTTGCTGAATTTAAAGATTACTCTCAGATAGATAACGCTCCAGAAGAAAGAGAAAGGGGTGTTACTATAAATACTTCTCATGTTGAGTATGAAACAGCCAAAAGGCATTATGCACACGTGGATTGCCCAGGGCATGCTGATTACATCAAAAACATGATCACAGGTGCTGCTCAGATGGACGGAGCAATACTTGTTGTTTCAGCAGCAGATGGTCCAATGCCACAAACAAGAGAGCATATTCTGCTTGCCCGTCAGGTAGGTGTACCATACATAGTGGTATTTTTAAATAAAGTAGATATGGTGGATGACCCGGAACTAATTGATCTTGTAGAAATGGAAGTGAGGGAGCTTTTATCTAAATACAACTTCCCAGGCGATGATGTACCGGTTATAAGAGGCAGTGCTCTAAAAGCCCTGGAATCTGACTCGGATAACGAATGGACTAAAGCCATAGAAGACTTAATGAATGCGGTTGATGAGTATATACCAACACCAGAACGTGACGCAGATAAACCATTCTTAATGCCAATTGAAGATATATTTACAATATCAGGCCGTGGTACTGTTGTAACAGGTAGAGTGGAGCGCGGTGTAATTAGAACAGGTGACGAAGTAGAAATAG is from Desulfurella sp. and encodes:
- the tuf gene encoding elongation factor Tu codes for the protein MAKEKYVRTKPHVNIGTIGHVDHGKTTLTAAITKVLSKKGFAEFKDYSQIDNAPEERERGVTINTSHVEYETAKRHYAHVDCPGHADYIKNMITGAAQMDGAILVVSAADGPMPQTREHILLARQVGVPYIVVFLNKVDMVDDPELIDLVEMEVRELLSKYNFPGDDVPVIRGSALKALESDSDNEWTKAIEDLMNAVDEYIPTPERDADKPFLMPIEDIFTISGRGTVVTGRVERGVIRTGDEVEIVGLKPTQKTVATSLEMFRKILDEALPGDNVGVLLRGTKKEEVERGMVLAKPGSITPHTKFKAQVYVLTKEEGGRHTPFFNGYRPQFYVRTTDVTGTVHLKEGVEMVMPGDNVEMEVELIAPIALEKETRFAIREGGKTVGAGVVTEIIK